Proteins encoded in a region of the Melospiza georgiana isolate bMelGeo1 chromosome 2, bMelGeo1.pri, whole genome shotgun sequence genome:
- the TSC22D1 gene encoding TSC22 domain family protein 1 isoform X4 yields MDLVKSHLMYAVREEVEVLKEQIKELIEKNSQLEQENTLLKTLASPEQLAQFQAQLQTGSPPSSSQSQGTAQQPAQPASQGSGPSA; encoded by the exons ATG GATCTGGTGAAGAGTCACTTGATGTACGCTGTCAGGGAGGAAGTGGAGGTCCTCAAAGAGCAAATCAAAGAGCTGATAGAGAAGAACTCGCAGCTGGAGCAAGAGAACACTCTGCTAAAAACACttgccagcccagagcagcttgCCCAGTTCCAAGCACAGCTGCAGACTGGTTCTCCGCCTTCCTCTTCCCAGTCAcaagggacagcacagcagcctgctcAGCCAGCATCACAGGGCTCAGGGCCTTCAGCATAG
- the TSC22D1 gene encoding TSC22 domain family protein 1 isoform X3: protein MNAQCCRPVAMDLGVYQLRHFSISFLSSLLGTDTSSLRLDSSSSGASVVAIDNKIEQAMDLVKSHLMYAVREEVEVLKEQIKELIEKNSQLEQENTLLKTLASPEQLAQFQAQLQTGSPPSSSQSQGTAQQPAQPASQGSGPSA from the exons ATGAATGCCCAATGTTGTAGACCGGTGGCAATGGATCTAGGAGTTTATCAACTAAGACACTTCTCGATTTCGTTCTTATCGTCATTGCTGGGCACCGACACCTCGTCCCTGAGGCTCGACAGTAG CTCCTCTGGTGCAAGCGTAGTAGCTATCGACAACAAAATCGAGCAAGCGATG GATCTGGTGAAGAGTCACTTGATGTACGCTGTCAGGGAGGAAGTGGAGGTCCTCAAAGAGCAAATCAAAGAGCTGATAGAGAAGAACTCGCAGCTGGAGCAAGAGAACACTCTGCTAAAAACACttgccagcccagagcagcttgCCCAGTTCCAAGCACAGCTGCAGACTGGTTCTCCGCCTTCCTCTTCCCAGTCAcaagggacagcacagcagcctgctcAGCCAGCATCACAGGGCTCAGGGCCTTCAGCATAG